A genomic window from Dechloromonas sp. A34 includes:
- a CDS encoding DUF2863 family protein, with protein MKRTRFGSRDRLSRDAAELQRLASGLSESGGKLEDSYWETQLSEVVDGLLKNGAEDDINTALDRLFEANPRAHDELADMVESRAETNHMTAGGKEYDIQLFAAPVLAWSRFSIPACALPKSTVEALAVHLGAHVFGADTRVALADFLFSPDQLPRSFCDTWLMTQELGKATLAGQHMAVDAAGMAETNRFLSDVRYLIGAIAVPRGKPLFRWNETDGNKEAALKEWIKQGSPNLEPLLTGCAWQPLLPDAYHASCRNADRLSRPYSLKASVAFLQTMLGLMPADIRAVVGPCYDRRMEEYRVGLGPKDKDETYHGIVWPLLGAEDEATDAASEIEAVLREAGVKDVLFLDHHFPMEFCDDCGAPFYPNVEAELVHAEMPEQPTANSQVLH; from the coding sequence ATGAAACGAACCCGCTTCGGCTCGCGCGACCGCCTTTCACGCGATGCTGCCGAACTCCAGCGCCTGGCCAGCGGTCTTTCCGAGTCCGGCGGCAAACTGGAAGACAGCTACTGGGAAACCCAGCTTTCGGAAGTTGTCGACGGCCTGCTCAAGAACGGCGCCGAAGACGACATCAATACCGCCCTTGACCGCCTGTTCGAAGCCAACCCGCGCGCCCACGACGAACTCGCCGACATGGTCGAGTCGCGGGCCGAAACCAACCACATGACAGCCGGCGGCAAGGAATACGACATCCAGCTTTTCGCGGCGCCGGTTCTGGCCTGGTCGCGCTTCTCGATTCCCGCCTGCGCCCTGCCGAAAAGCACCGTCGAGGCGCTGGCCGTGCATCTCGGCGCCCACGTCTTCGGAGCCGACACCCGCGTCGCGCTGGCAGATTTCCTGTTCAGCCCGGACCAGTTGCCGCGCAGCTTCTGCGATACCTGGCTGATGACCCAGGAGCTCGGCAAGGCGACGCTGGCCGGCCAGCACATGGCGGTCGACGCGGCCGGGATGGCGGAAACCAACCGTTTCCTGTCCGACGTCCGCTACCTGATCGGCGCCATTGCCGTGCCGCGCGGCAAGCCGCTGTTCCGCTGGAACGAGACGGATGGCAACAAGGAGGCCGCGCTCAAGGAATGGATCAAGCAGGGCAGCCCCAATCTCGAGCCGCTGCTCACCGGCTGCGCCTGGCAACCGCTGCTGCCGGATGCCTACCACGCCTCCTGCCGCAATGCCGACCGCCTCTCCCGCCCCTATTCGCTGAAGGCTTCGGTGGCCTTCCTGCAGACCATGCTCGGCCTGATGCCCGCCGATATCCGCGCCGTCGTCGGCCCGTGCTACGACCGCCGGATGGAGGAATACCGCGTCGGCCTCGGCCCCAAGGACAAGGACGAGACCTACCACGGCATCGTCTGGCCGCTGCTCGGCGCCGAAGACGAAGCGACCGACGCAGCCAGCGAAATCGAGGCCGTACTGCGCGAAGCCGGGGTCAAGGACGTGCTCTTCCTCGACCACCATTTCCCGATGGAATTCTGCGACGACTGCGGGGCACCGTTCTACCCCAACGTCGAAGCCGAACTGGTGCACGCCGAAATGCCCGAGCAACCGACCGCCAACTCGCAAGTCCTGCATTGA
- the yaaA gene encoding peroxide stress protein YaaA: MLIFLSPAKSLDYKTPPHIATHTQPAFLKHSEILIKQLRKLSPADIANLMDLSDPLALLNYNRYADWSLPFSPDNAKQAVLAFDGDVYDGLDAKTLSAADLDFAQQRVRMLSGLYGILKPLDLMQPYRLEMGTRFANKAGKDLYAFWGERLLKTINAELDDMPRPVAVNLASEEYFKAAVGPKIKGELIQPVFEDWKNGRYKIISFYAKRARGLMTRYAVENRLSEPEGLKDFDSDGYAFEPAVSDDKRWVFRRRQA; the protein is encoded by the coding sequence ATGTTGATCTTCCTTTCCCCCGCCAAATCGCTCGACTACAAGACCCCGCCGCACATTGCCACTCATACCCAGCCGGCTTTCCTGAAACACTCGGAAATCCTGATCAAGCAGCTACGCAAGCTGTCGCCGGCCGACATCGCCAACCTGATGGATCTCTCCGACCCGCTGGCCTTGCTCAACTACAACCGTTATGCCGACTGGTCGCTGCCGTTTTCGCCGGACAACGCCAAGCAGGCGGTGCTCGCCTTCGACGGCGACGTTTACGATGGCCTGGATGCCAAGACGCTGTCCGCCGCCGACCTCGATTTCGCGCAGCAGCGGGTGCGGATGCTCTCCGGCCTCTACGGCATCCTGAAGCCGCTCGACCTGATGCAGCCCTACCGGCTGGAAATGGGTACCCGCTTCGCCAACAAGGCGGGCAAGGATCTCTACGCTTTCTGGGGCGAGCGCCTGCTGAAAACCATCAACGCCGAACTGGACGACATGCCGCGCCCGGTCGCGGTCAATCTGGCTTCCGAGGAGTATTTCAAGGCGGCGGTCGGGCCCAAGATCAAGGGCGAACTGATCCAGCCGGTGTTCGAGGACTGGAAGAACGGCCGCTACAAGATCATCAGCTTCTACGCCAAGCGGGCGCGCGGCCTGATGACGCGTTACGCGGTTGAGAACCGGCTGAGCGAGCCGGAAGGGCTGAAAGATTTTGATAGCGACGGCTACGCTTTCGAACCCGCAGTGTCGGATGACAAACGATGGGTTTTCCGGCGGCGGCAGGCGTAA
- a CDS encoding transglutaminase-like domain-containing protein: protein MIRIELQVGLNFEIDQAGADFVFNIHAARTAAQTIVAERFELSQPVTPQMYTDAASGNRYLRLHALPGVLRVSYAATVDLVHHFAKPDQVAEVPVQHLPPEVIAYIYPSRYCQSDLFVNLAMSTFGGLANGYSRVLAIEDWVRKNVTFKSRSSTTTTSAIDTLNSKVGVCRDFAHLMIALCRALNIPARFATGTDYGADPTLGPPDFQAYVEVYLGQRWYIFDPSGTGIPMGFIRFGTGRDAADVSFATIFGGVRTHVPVISALALDDPAHGFVLPQRCADALSTDRGVDTCQA from the coding sequence ATGATCCGCATCGAACTGCAGGTCGGCCTGAATTTCGAGATCGACCAGGCGGGGGCCGACTTCGTATTCAACATCCATGCGGCGCGCACGGCAGCCCAGACCATCGTCGCCGAACGCTTCGAGCTGAGCCAGCCAGTCACGCCGCAGATGTACACCGATGCCGCTTCGGGCAATCGTTATCTGCGCCTGCATGCCCTGCCCGGGGTGTTGAGGGTGTCCTACGCGGCGACGGTGGATCTGGTCCACCATTTCGCCAAACCCGACCAGGTCGCCGAAGTGCCGGTCCAGCACCTGCCACCCGAGGTGATCGCCTATATCTACCCGAGCCGCTATTGCCAGTCGGACCTTTTCGTGAATCTGGCGATGAGTACTTTCGGCGGCCTCGCCAACGGCTACAGCCGGGTTCTGGCGATCGAGGACTGGGTTAGAAAAAACGTCACATTCAAGTCGCGCAGTTCGACGACGACGACTTCGGCGATCGATACGCTCAACTCGAAAGTCGGCGTCTGCCGCGACTTCGCCCACCTGATGATCGCGCTCTGCCGCGCCCTGAATATTCCGGCGCGCTTCGCCACCGGGACCGACTACGGCGCCGATCCGACCCTGGGGCCGCCCGATTTTCAGGCCTATGTCGAGGTCTATCTCGGTCAGCGCTGGTATATCTTCGACCCGTCCGGCACCGGGATTCCGATGGGCTTCATCCGCTTCGGCACCGGGCGCGATGCGGCCGACGTCTCGTTCGCTACGATCTTTGGCGGGGTCCGCACGCATGTGCCGGTGATCAGCGCCCTGGCCCTGGATGACCCGGCGCACGGCTTCGTCCTGCCGCAACGCTGCGCGGACGCCCTGTCGACCGATCGCGGCGTCGATACTTGCCAGGCATAA
- the pgm gene encoding phosphoglucomutase (alpha-D-glucose-1,6-bisphosphate-dependent) produces the protein MAHPLAGQPAPQSSLTDIPALLAAYTNRPDAGDPAQRVAFGTSGHRGTALNGSFNEAHILAIAQAVAEYRAQAGIGGPLFLGKDTHALSGPAQQTALEVLAANGVVVHLQADDGYTPTPVISRAILVFNAAHPGERADGIVITPSHNPPQDGGIKYNPPHGGPADTDVTGWVEQRANALLSDGNRGVKRVPYEQALAAPTTRAVDLMTPYIADLGNVIDMTAIRRAKLRIGVDPLGGAAVAYWRPIAEHYDLDIEVVNPAVDPAFGFMTLDHDGKIRMDCSSPYAMAGLVALKDRFDIAWGNDADVDRHGIVAPSQGLINPNHYLAVAIQYLLTHRPQWPATAAVGKTLVSSGLIDRVVKGLGRQLYEVPVGFKWFSPGLLDGSICFGGEESAGASFLRRDGAVWTTDKDGIILGLLAAEITAVTGRDPGRHYLDLAERYGTPYYTRIDAPASRAQKAAFKQLTGDRVSAASLAGEPITARLTSAPGNGASIGGLKVTTENGWFAARPSGTEDIYKLYAESFKSEAHLAELVDEARAIVTAALG, from the coding sequence ATGGCCCATCCCCTGGCCGGCCAGCCGGCCCCGCAATCCAGCCTGACCGACATTCCCGCGTTGCTGGCCGCCTACACTAATCGACCGGACGCCGGCGATCCGGCCCAGCGCGTCGCCTTCGGCACCAGCGGCCACCGCGGCACAGCGCTCAACGGCAGTTTCAACGAAGCGCACATCCTCGCCATCGCCCAGGCCGTGGCCGAGTATCGCGCCCAGGCCGGCATCGGCGGTCCGCTTTTCCTGGGCAAGGACACCCATGCCCTGTCCGGCCCGGCGCAGCAGACCGCCCTCGAAGTCCTGGCTGCCAACGGCGTCGTGGTCCATTTGCAGGCCGACGACGGCTACACGCCGACGCCGGTCATTTCACGCGCCATTCTCGTCTTCAATGCCGCGCATCCGGGCGAAAGGGCCGACGGCATCGTCATCACCCCGTCGCACAACCCGCCGCAGGATGGCGGCATCAAGTACAACCCGCCGCACGGTGGGCCGGCCGATACCGATGTCACCGGCTGGGTCGAGCAGCGGGCCAATGCCCTGCTTTCCGACGGCAATCGCGGCGTCAAGCGCGTGCCCTATGAGCAGGCTCTGGCGGCGCCGACGACCCGGGCGGTGGACCTGATGACGCCCTATATCGCCGACCTCGGGAACGTGATCGACATGACAGCGATCCGCCGGGCCAAGCTGCGCATCGGCGTCGACCCGCTGGGCGGGGCGGCAGTGGCTTATTGGCGACCGATTGCCGAGCATTACGACCTCGATATCGAGGTCGTCAATCCGGCAGTCGATCCGGCCTTCGGCTTCATGACCCTGGATCACGACGGCAAGATCCGGATGGACTGCTCCAGTCCCTATGCCATGGCCGGCCTGGTCGCACTCAAGGATCGCTTCGACATCGCCTGGGGCAATGACGCCGACGTCGACCGCCACGGCATCGTCGCGCCTTCGCAGGGCCTGATCAATCCCAACCATTACCTGGCCGTCGCCATCCAGTACCTGCTCACCCATCGCCCACAATGGCCGGCCACCGCAGCGGTCGGCAAGACACTGGTGTCGAGCGGGCTGATCGATCGCGTGGTCAAGGGTCTGGGCCGTCAGCTTTACGAAGTGCCGGTCGGCTTCAAGTGGTTCTCGCCGGGGCTGCTCGACGGCAGCATCTGTTTCGGCGGCGAGGAGAGCGCCGGCGCCAGCTTCCTGCGCCGCGACGGCGCGGTATGGACCACCGACAAGGACGGCATCATTCTCGGCCTGCTGGCCGCCGAGATCACGGCCGTCACCGGCCGGGACCCCGGCCGTCACTATCTGGACCTTGCGGAGCGCTACGGCACGCCGTATTACACGCGGATCGACGCCCCGGCCAGCCGGGCGCAGAAGGCAGCTTTCAAGCAACTGACCGGCGACCGGGTCAGTGCCGCCAGCCTGGCCGGCGAGCCCATCACCGCCCGCCTGACCAGCGCGCCGGGCAACGGGGCTTCAATCGGCGGCCTCAAGGTGACCACCGAGAATGGCTGGTTTGCCGCCCGGCCGTCGGGCACTGAGGATATCTACAAGCTGTACGCCGAGAGCTTCAAGAGCGAAGCCCACCTCGCGGAACTTGTCGACGAAGCCCGCGCGATCGTCACAGCGGCGCTGGGCTGA
- a CDS encoding TlpA family protein disulfide reductase has protein sequence MKILITLLTAWLAVAPLAQAATPGEVEIGSVLREANMQSLTGQPRKLSEYRGKPLIINIWASWCGPCRAEMGSLDRLARRYGKHFTVIGISTDDYPERAQAFLKQANTSFAHYIDSKPWPLENMLGANKLPLTVLVDADGKVLAKYYGAKEWDSPQAVEVIGKTFRLKL, from the coding sequence ATGAAAATACTGATTACCCTGCTCACGGCCTGGCTGGCCGTCGCCCCCCTTGCCCAAGCTGCGACGCCGGGCGAAGTCGAAATCGGCAGCGTGCTGCGCGAAGCCAACATGCAGAGCCTGACCGGGCAGCCCCGGAAGCTTTCCGAATACCGCGGCAAGCCGCTGATCATCAATATCTGGGCCAGTTGGTGCGGCCCCTGCCGCGCCGAAATGGGTTCGCTTGACCGGCTGGCGCGGCGCTACGGCAAACACTTCACGGTGATCGGCATCTCGACCGACGATTACCCGGAGCGCGCCCAGGCTTTCTTGAAGCAGGCAAACACCAGCTTCGCCCACTACATCGACAGCAAACCCTGGCCGTTGGAAAACATGCTCGGCGCCAACAAGCTGCCGCTGACCGTGCTGGTCGACGCCGACGGTAAAGTGCTGGCCAAATACTACGGCGCCAAGGAATGGGACAGCCCGCAGGCAGTCGAGGTCATCGGCAAGACCTTCCGCCTCAAGCTGTAA
- a CDS encoding TIGR01212 family radical SAM protein (This family includes YhcC from E. coli K-12, an uncharacterized radical SAM protein.), with product MPTEIRLSPFGECRYNAWNDYVKTRHGGRVQKVSVLAGFTCPNRDGLLGTGGCTFCNNAGFTPGHLDRRQSIHEQIETGLDFLRRRYPRTRHHIAYFQSYSNTYGEFDRLRACYEEALAHPEISGLAIGTRPDCLPDQVLDYLAELAQTHIIELEIGVESCNDAALQRVNRGHDFAASADAIRRAAARGLDVTAHLMLGLPGESTTSMLDGARQLSALPLRSLKLHQLDLVRGTALAREWERDPAAVPLFAEDDYITLVADFIERLSPDILLQRLGSEVPPKMKLAPHWNLRLHELAPRVSAELARRDSWHGCRYEPATSA from the coding sequence ATGCCCACTGAAATCCGCCTGTCGCCCTTCGGCGAATGCCGTTACAACGCCTGGAACGACTACGTCAAAACCCGCCATGGCGGCCGGGTGCAGAAAGTTTCGGTGCTCGCCGGCTTTACCTGCCCGAACCGCGACGGCCTGCTCGGCACTGGCGGCTGCACCTTCTGCAACAACGCCGGCTTCACGCCCGGCCACCTGGATCGCCGGCAATCGATCCACGAGCAGATCGAAACCGGCCTCGACTTCCTGCGTCGGCGCTATCCGCGCACCCGGCACCACATCGCCTATTTCCAGAGCTACAGCAACACCTACGGCGAATTCGACCGCCTGCGCGCCTGCTATGAGGAAGCGCTGGCCCACCCCGAAATCAGCGGCCTGGCCATCGGCACCCGCCCCGACTGTCTGCCCGACCAAGTCCTCGATTACCTGGCCGAGCTGGCGCAGACGCACATCATCGAACTCGAAATCGGCGTCGAGTCCTGCAACGATGCCGCCCTGCAGCGGGTCAATCGTGGCCACGACTTCGCGGCCAGCGCCGATGCCATCCGGCGGGCCGCAGCGCGCGGGCTGGACGTCACCGCCCACTTGATGCTCGGCCTGCCCGGCGAAAGCACCACCAGCATGCTCGACGGCGCCCGCCAGCTCTCCGCCCTGCCGCTGCGCAGCCTGAAGCTGCATCAGCTCGACCTCGTGCGCGGCACGGCCCTGGCCCGCGAATGGGAACGCGACCCGGCCGCCGTCCCGCTCTTCGCCGAGGACGACTACATCACCCTGGTCGCCGACTTCATCGAGCGCCTGTCGCCGGACATCCTGCTCCAGCGCCTGGGCAGCGAGGTGCCGCCGAAGATGAAGCTGGCGCCGCACTGGAACCTGCGCCTGCACGAACTGGCGCCGCGGGTTTCTGCCGAACTGGCCCGCCGCGACAGTTGGCATGGTTGTCGCTATGAACCGGCCACATCTGCCTGA